The segment GGGACTTCATGTCCCGGGGCAGTTCCGGGGCGGCAATGGCCAGATCAATCAGGACATCGCCCAGCCGCGCACCAAGGCGCGGACCGTCGGCATGGGAAAAGGTGACAAGACGCATGGTCCCTCCTTTACGGCGACTGTGGGACTGTAGAAGGGGGGGCGGCGCGGGTCAAGAACAAGGCCGGAATCCTCGCCTTACGCGAAGGTCATGATCGTCTAGGGAAAAGGGGCAGAAAGGGCGTAAAGCCGATTTGGGGCCGGGAAAGGCCTTTTCAGCGTCCCTGAGGCAGGGACTGGACGTTTGCCAGCTCCGAAAGCACGGTCACAAGCGCCATGCCGCGAAGATCGGGCAGGGACAGGGAAGAAGACAGCTTTTCCAGCAGGCTCGTCTTTTTCTTGGGGCCCTTGAGCAGGGGGACGTCGCCGGTCAGGCCGGTTTCCTTTTTCAGGTAGTCCACGGCCTCTTCCTGGCCGCCGAGCTCGTCGACAAGGCCGAGTTCCAGGGCGCGCGCCCCGGTCATGGCCCGTCCGTCCGCAATGGCGGCGATGGCGTCCTTGGCCAGCTTGCGCTGCTTGGCCACGTCGCCGGAAAACTGCTTGTTGAGGTCGTCGATCAGGCCCTTGAGATAGGCGCGCTGGTCGTCGGTCAGGGGCTTGAAGGGGCTGCCCGCATCCTTGAGCTTGCCCGTGGTCAGGGATTCGAAGTCGATGCCGAGCTTTTGCAGCAGGTCGCGCACATTGGCGAATTGCGTCATGACGCCGATGCTGCCGGTGATGGTGCCGGGGTTGGCGAAGATGCGCCCGGCCGGACAGGCGGCGTAGTAGCCGCCCGAGGCGGCGACGGCGGAGAAGGAGGCCACGACCGGCTTGACCGCGCGCAGCTTTTTGACCGCCATGTACATTTCCTGGGACGGGCCGAAGGCTCCGCCCGGGGAATTGACGCGCAGAACCACGCCTTTGACCGACTTGTCCTCGCGCAGCTTGCGGATAAAGGCCACCACGTCCTCGGCGGCGACGATGGGGCCTTCGATGCGCACCACGCCGATGCGCGGTTCGGCCGCGCCAAGCAGGCTGCCGCCTTCCTCGTCGTGGCCAAAAACGCCGCAAGCGGCCGCGATCCCCAAAACGAGGATCACGGCCGCCACGGCAATAACCAGCCCGAAGAGTCCGGGGCGGCGTGAAGCGAAGGATTGGTTAGCGCTGGGCATCCTCTTCCAACTTCTGACGGAGGAGCTCGCCAAGGTTGCTGCCCGTGTCGGACGGACCAGCGGTGCGGAATTCCTTGGCCTTGCGTTTGTCCTCTTCGTCCTTGATGGACTTGATGGACAGGCCCAGGCGGCGTTCGTCGGCGCTGACGTGGATGACCTTGGCTTCGATCTCGTCCCCTTCCTTGTACAGCTCGGCCGGGGTCTTGACCTTCTTGCGGCTGATCTCCGAGACGTGGACCAAGCCCTCGATGCCTTCCTCGACCTCGACGAAGAGGCCGAAGTCGGTGATGTTGGTCACCGTGCCCTTGACCATGGTGCCGACCGGGTAGGTGTCGGGCACGCGGGTCCAGGGATCCTCGGAAAGCTGCTTGATGCCGAGGGTGAACTTCTCGTTTTCCTTGTCCACGGTAAGGACCTTGGCCATGACGATGTCGCCGGTCTTGAACATCTCGCCGGGGTGGCGGACCTTTTTGGTCCAGGAGATGTCGGAGACGTGGATCAGGCCGTCGATGCCGTCCTCGATGCCGATGAAGATGCCGAATTCGGTGATGTTTTTCACCGAACCCTCAAGGATGGTGCCCTCGGGGTACTTCTCGGCCACGATATCCCAGGGATTGGGCCGCACCTGCTTCATGCCGAGCGAGATGCGCTTCTTCTCGGGATCGACGGAAAGGACCACGACCTCGACCTCGTCGCCGACGTGGACCATCTGGCTCGGGTGGCGCAGCTTGCGGGTCCAGGACATCTCGGAGATGTGGACCAGGCCCTCGACGCCGGCCTCGAGCTCGACGAAAGCGCCGTAGTCGACCAGGTTGGTGACCTTGCCGGCGAGGCGGGTGCCTTCGGGATACTTGCCGGCGATGTTTTCCCAGGGGTCGGACACGAGCTGCTTCATGCCGAGAGAAACTTTCTGCTTCTCCTGGTCGAAGGACAGGACCTTCAGTTCCAGTTCGTCGCCGAGGTGCACAAGCTCCTTGGGGTGCTTGATGCGTTTCCAGGACATGTCGGTGATGTGCATGAGACCGTCGAGACCGCCGAGGTCGACGAACACGCCGTACTCGGTGATGTTCTTGACCCGGCCGGTGACGACCTGGCCTTCCTCGAGGGTCTTGAGCAGATCCTTGCGCATGGAATCACGGCGTTCCTCGAGCAGCACGCGGCGCGAAACGATGACGTTGCTGCGGCGGCGGTTGATCTTCAGAACGCGGAATTCGAACTCCTGGCCGACCAGGGCGTCCATGTCGGGCACGGGCCGCAGGTCGACGTGGGAGCCGGGCAGGAACGCTTCGACGCCACCAAGGTCGACGGTGTAGCCGCCCTTGATGCGGCGCACGATCCGACCGGTGATGACGTCATCTTTTTCCTGGATTTCCTCGAGCTTATCAAAAAGCTGCATCCGTTTGGCCCGCTCGCGGGACAGGTAGATGGTGCCTTCGGATTCGTTCTTGGAGACGACGTAGACGTCGATCTGATCACCGACGGCCACTTCGAGCTCGCCGGCGCCGTCTTGAAATTCACTGACGGGAATCTGGCCTTCGGACTTGAAGTTCACGTCGACGAGGACGTGCTCCTTGCCGATACGCACCACGACGCCCTGGGTGATGGAACCTTCTTCCAGGTCGCCGAAATCCTCATTGAGGTAGTTTTCGAGCGCGGCCTCGAAGTTGACTTCCATATCCGAGTTAGGGTTGGCATTCATTTCCGGGGTTTTGTCCATGAGTTGACCTCCAACGCGATCTATCCCTCGTAAAAAGGATTGTTGGTCGTAGCAGAAAGACCGCGAAGGCACAACTCCAATATCCCGGCGTTTTCAGGGAAAAAAAGGGCTTTTCAAAGGTTCCGCATGTGTCGGAAAGGGCGATAAAGTGCGCTGCGACCGCCGGTTGCGGGATAAAACTCGAGCGAGGTGATCGGAAAAAGTCGGGCAGGACCGCGTGTGGCAGGCCCAGACCGCTCCAGGCGTCGAAAAGCGCCGCGGCCCGCGTTTTTTATACGGCCCGCCCAAGGGGCCAGTCCGCCACGCTGCCGGAAAAGACGACGTGGAGCACGCCGCCGGAGCAGCCACCGTGGCGGGGGCAGTGTAACAGACCAAAAATAAAAAGTTTAGGAAGGGGAGAGCGCGAGAGGGGAGAACCCTTTGCAAAAGGGTTTCCCCTCTCGCATTCTTCCCCATTTCTATAAATCTTCTAGCTCAGCGCCACCACGTCGTAGTCCTTGGTTTCCTCGATGGTGGCGCTGACCATGGCTCCGGGCGCGACGCCGGGGCCGCTAACGTACGTCACCCCGTCGATCTCCGGGGCCTGGAACCAGCAGCGGCCGATGTGCAGGCCCGGCCATTCGCCGTGGACCGCGTCCACGAGAACCTCCTGTTCGGTGCCGGCGTATCGCTCCAGAAGATCGGCGCTGATTTCCTTTTGGGCGGCCATGATCGCGGCCATGCGGCGTTCCTTGACGTCCCGGCGCACCTGCCCCGGCATGGTCGCCGCCGGGGTGCCGTCCTCGCGGTGGTAGGGAAAGACGCCCACGTGCATGAGCCGCGTGCGCTTAACGAAGGCGAGCAGGGCCTCGAAATGGGCCTTCTTTTCGCCCGGCAGCCCCACGATGAAGGTGGAGCGCAGGGCCGCGTCCGGGAAATGCTTGCGCACGCGGTCGACGATCGTGTCCGCGTCCGCCGCCTTGGGCCGGGCCATGGCGGCCAGCATCTCCGGGTGGACGTGTTGGAAGGGGATGTCGAAATAGGGCACGAACGGCCGCCCCGCGCCGGCCAGGAAAGAGAGCAGGGACTCGGTCACGCCGGACGGGTAGAGATAAAGCAGACGCAGCCAGGAAAGGCCGGGCAGCGGCAGGAGCTTTTCCAAAAGCGCCTTGAGGCCTTCCTTCATGCCGAGGTCGCGGCCGTAGGCGGTCACGTCCTGGGCCACGAGCACCAGCTCTCTGGCCCCCTGGTCGATGAGCCCCTTGGCCTCGGTGATAAGCCCGTCGATGGGCCGGCTGGCCAGTTTCCCCCGGATGGCGGGGATGGTGCAGTAGCGGCAGGCGTGGTCGCAGCCCTCGGCGATCTTGAGATAGGCGTAGGAAGGGGGCGTGCTGCTTCGGCGTCCGGCCGGGGCGTCGGCGTCGGCCCCGAGCGCCGTGGCCAGGCGGCCGGGAATCAGGTCGAGCTCGGTCGGCAGGCCCCAGATGTCGACTTCGGGCAGGCCCTCCCGCAGCTCCTCGCCGTACCGGGCCGGCAGACAGCCCATGACCGCGAGCCTGGGCCTTGGGGAACACTCGCGGATGGTCGCGGCCAGCTCCAGGATGGCGCCTACGGATTCCTCCACTGCCGGGGCGATGAAGGCGCAGGTGTTGACCACGACCAGATCGGCCGCGGCCGGGTCGTCCACCATGACTGTGCGGAAGGGCAGGGCGCCGAGGGCGGTTTCGGTGTCCACGCGGTTTTTGGGACAGCCGAGGCTTACGGCGTGAACTTTGTATGTGTGGGCCATGTTCCGGCTTCCATCCTTGCGGGCGATGTCGGGCCGGGCTACCATGGGTGGTCTTAAATGGCAAAACCGCCGGCAGCGGCCGGCCCGGAGGGGCCATGCGCATCGACCCCGAACTGCCGCCCCGCCTTTGTCTTTTTGGCGACGGCCGACAACTTCTCGATTGTTTCGAACTGGTCCGGCAGGCGGGCGTGCGCGGTCCGGGCAGCGCCTTCGACGGCATGGAGCTTGCCGCCGCCCCGGCCGACGGCGACGCGACCCCGGCCGGACAGGCCCGGGAACTCGGCATCGGTTGGACCGAGGACGTTTCGGCTCTGCTCGAAAGCGAGTCCTCGGGCCTGGTCGTCCTCGTGACCGAGGGCGTGGGCCTGCCCTGCGCGCTGCCTGAGGGCTGGCGCATCCTGGCGCCCGAAGACGCCCGCCTGCTTTTCACCGTGGCCTCGCGCGCCGCCGAGGTCCAGGCCTGCCGGCCGGACATGGCCCGGGCCAGACGCCTGCTGGCCAACCTCTTCGACAACATGGACGACGAGATCGCGTTGCTCGCTCCGGACGGGACGCTCCTCGACGCAAACGCGAATCTGTCCAGACGCTTGGAACGGCCCCGGGAGGAACTCGTCGGCCTGCCGGCGCAGGAGGCCTTTCCGGATTTTCCTGATCTGGACGCTCCTGGAGAGGCGGGCGCGCCTTCTGTCCATGCCGCCCTGGCAGAGGGACGCAAGGCCAGCCGCGACGGGTCGCGGGTCGATCGGCGCGGACGGCTGCGCTATTTCCGCACCGCCTTTTATCCCGTGCCCGGCCCGAGCGGTCGGCCGGACCATGTGGCCGTGCTGCGCCGCGACATCACCCACGACGTCTTTCTGGAGCGCCGGCTGCAAAAATCCGAACGCCTGGCCGCCATCGGCGAGCTGTCCATGTTCATCTCCCACGAGATCCGCAATCCGCTTTTCGCCATCGCCGGTTTCGCCAACGCCCTGCTGCGGGCCAAGGACCTGGGCGAAGCCAGCCGGGAGAAGGCCTCCATCATTCTGTCCGAATCGCGGCGGCTGGACGAAATCCTCAAAGACATCACCAATTTCGCCCGCCCCACCGTGTCCAGGCCCGGCGAGGTCGATCTGGCCGACGTGGCCCGGCGCACCACGGCGCTCATGCGCCATGCCCTGGAGAGCCAGGGCATCACCGTCACCCTCGATCTCTCGCCGAACGCGCCCGTGGCCCGTGGCGATCCCGAGACGCTGACCCAATGCCTGGTCAATTGCCTCAAAAACGCCATGGAAGCCATGCCGGACGGCGGCCACATCATGGTATCCACCGGGCTGCGCGATGGCCGCGCCCTGCTCTCCGTCACCGACGACGGCCCCGGCATCCCCCCGGACATCCTGCCCCAGGTGTTCAATCCCTTTTTCACCACCCGCGACAAACGCGCCGGCCTGGGACTCGCCATGACAAAGAAGATACTGGAAGACCTGGGCGGCAGCGTGGAATTGGAAAGCGTTCCGGGAAACGGCACCACCGTGGTCCTTTCCCTGCCCCCGTACCTGGAACTGTCCCCCGAGGAGGTTTGATGGACAGGCTCGCCACGGCCGCGCCGACCCAAGTGGTGCTGGCCACCCGTAATAAGGGAAAAATAAAGGAATTAAACGCGCTGCTTATGCCGCTCGGCGTGCGCGTCGTCGGGCTCGACGCCTTTCCGGACATCGGCGACATCCCCGAGACCGGGGAGACGTTTCTGGATAACGCCCGCATCAAGGCCCAGGCCGTGTGCAAAGCCACCGGCCTCGTCAGCCTGGCCGACGACTCCGGGCTGTGCGTGGATGCGCTTTCCGGCGCGCCGGGCGTGCACTCGGCCCGCTTCTCCGGCGAACACGCCAGCGACGCCGCCAACAACGCCAAGCTGCTCGCCGCCATGGCCCATGTGCCCGAACGCGACCGGACCTGCCGCTTCGTATCCGTGGTCGTGGCCGCCTGCCCCGACGGCCGGGAGCTGACGGCCGAAGGGACCTGGGAAGGCCGCGTGCTCGCCGCGCCGGCCGGGAACGGCGGTTTCGGCTACGATCCGCTTTTTTTCGACTCCACGGCCGGCAAATCCTCCGCCGAACTGACGCCTGAGGAGAAAAACGCCCGCAGCCATCGCGGCAAGGCCCTGGCCAAGCTGGTCGCGGCCTGGCCGGGATTTTGGGGAGAAGAATAGGGGATAGGGGGTAGAGGATAGAGGGAGAAGGACGGCGGCAGGAGCGGGGTGCTGCCCCGGGCCCCGGCAGGAGAGGCTCCGCCTCTCCCGCACCTCTCCGCCGGGGGGCTTGATGCCCCCCGGACCCCCCTTGACCGGGTTGGGATGGCGAGCGGGGGCGGAGTTGTCGGGAGGCGGAACACGACGTTTGTCGCCGCGATCGGCCCGGCGGCACGAGGCGCTTCGCGCCCCGACGCCGGACGCGATCGCGGCGGCAAGGCGCGCCAGCGGCGAAGCGCCGCATGGAAAGACGAGGAGTGGGGAAGGCTGGTGGAGTGACGGCAATCTCGCACGAACGGGAGGACGCCATGACCAAGTCGTATCTGCTGTGCAAGTGCGCCGGGGAAGACCGGATTCCCCTGGTGGTCTTTACCGCCGACAACGTCGACGAAGCCCGCGAGGCCCCGACGTGGCTGCGGCGCAAGCATCCGGAACATCCCGGCCTGCGCTTGAAGCCCGGGGAATTCTTCGAGATAGTGGAGAAGGACCTTTGCCCGGCGGAAGAATGGGACGCGGCCCTGGCCCGTATCCATGCCGACGCTTCGGCAGCGAAAGGGTCCTGACGGGCCGCGTTCCGTGAGCCCGCGACGGCGGGCGAAAAACTACGGCATGCGCAGGTAGCGGGCGTCCATCCAGCCGGGAACGCCGGAATCCGACACCACGATGCGCGCCCAGCCGTTTTGATATTCATAGACCCGCACGGCCTGGCCCCGGTAGACCACGGTGCGCACGTCGCAGCCCGGAGACGGGCAGACCCGCACGTTGACCGAATCCGCGCCCACAACGCGCACGTATCCGGCCGGCGGCGGCGGCGTCAGGTCGATGGAAACGCTGCATCCCACGCCGAGGACCGTCAGCAACAGCAGCAGCCCCAAGGTGTTCGCAATTTTCGCTTTCATGGCTCCCCCTCGCGAAACTTCGCGGCATTTTGCGTTTTTATGCCTGACAGGGGATGCTTTGTCCAGGAATTCCTTGACTTTTTTCCAATATGATGGCTTTTCGAAGAACATGAAGCTGACCATTGTTGTGGACAACAATACGCTCATTGACCGCTACCTGCTCGGCGAGCCCGGCTTTTCCCTGCTGTTGCGCGACGGCGGCCGGCGGGTGCTTTTCGATTGCGGCTATTCCGACGTGCTGTGCAAAAACGCCGCCCGGCTCGGCATCGACCTGGGCGAACTCGACGTGGTCGCCCTGTCCCACGGCCACCTGGACCATACTTGGGGCCTGGCCCATCTGCTCTCCCTTTTCAACGACCGCGCCTGCGAGGGCCGCGTCGGTTCCCGGCCGCTCCTGGTGGCCCATCCCGATGCCTTTTTGCCCAAACGCGTCAGCGGCATGTTCATCGGCTCCATGGTCTCCGAGACAGCCCTGGGCGACCACTTCACCATGCGCCTGACCCGCGAGCCCTTGCGCCTGACGGATTGGCTCTTTTTCCTGGGCGAGATTCCCCGCCGCATTCCCTTCGAAGCGCCGACGCCCCTCGGCGTGCGCGTCACGCTCAAGGGCGCGGTCCCGGACCTGCTCCCCGACGATTCCGCCCTGGCCTATCTTGGGAAAAAAGGTCTCGTCATCATCACCGGCTGCGCCCATGCCGGCATTTGCAACATCGTCGCCCACGCCCGGGAAGTGACCGGCGAACGGCGCGTGTCGGCCATCATCGGGGGGCTGCACCTCCACGACGCCGCGCCCGACCGCATCGACGCCGTGGCCGCCTGGCTGGCCGAGGCCGGCGTCGCCGCCCTCTATCCCTGCCACTGCACCGGGTTCGCCGCCACCCTGGCCTTAAGCCGGGTCCTGCCCGTAAACGAAGTCGGTGCGGGCTTGTCCCTCACCTTCGACTAACCTTCCCGCCTTGCTCCGGAAACCCTTTGGCGGGAAAAGCCGCCAGGACCTTCCCCCGCTTTCGGCAAGGCCGCAAAGGAGATGCGCCATCATGTGGGACGCCAAGCCGCCCAGACACGATGTTTCCCGCTTAACAGACCAGGATATCTATCTTTTCAAGCAGGGCAACCACTTCGACTTGCCGGAGAAGCTCGGCTCGCAAGCCCTGACCGTGGAAGAAGAACCGGGCGTTCATTTCGCCGTCTGGGCCCCCAACGCCAAAACCGTGTCCGTCATCGGGGACTTCAACGGCTGGGAGCCGGGCAAACACCTCATGGCCCCGCGCCAGGACGCCTCGGGCATCCACGAATGCTTCATCCCCGGCCTCGGCAAGGGCGCGCACTACAAGTACCACATCGAATCGAGCGTGGGCGATTACCGGGCCGACAAGGGCGATCCCTACGCCTTCTACTGGGAAACCTCGCCGAGCACCGCCTCCATCGTCTGGGACCTCGACTACCAGTGGAACGACGCGACCTGGATGGCCTCGCGCCACGAGAAAAACGGGTTTTCCGCGCCGGTTTCCATCTACGAGGTGCACCTCGGCTCGTTTAGGCGCGTCCACGAGGACCGCTACCGGTCCCTGTCCTACCTGGAGATGGCCGACCATCTTACCGAACACGTGCTGCGCTGCGGTTTTTCCCACGTGGAGTTCCTGCCCATCATGGAGCACCCTTTCTTCGGCTCCTGGGGCTACCAGACGCTTGGCTACTTCGCCCCCACCAGCCGTTTCGGCTCACCCCAGGACTTCATGGCGCTCATCGACCGGCTCCACCAGAACGGCATCGGTGTCGTCCTCGACTGGGTGCCCTCCCATTTTCCCACCGACGGCCACGGCCTGTCCTTTTTCGACGGCACCCACCTCTACGAGCACGCCGACCCCAAAAAGGGCTACCACCCGGACTGGAACTGCTACATCTTCAATACCGGCCGCTACGAGGTCCGCGAGTTCCTCATCTCCAGCGCCCTGTTCTGGCTCAAGAACTACCACATCGACGCCCTGCGCGTGGACGCCGTGGCCTCCATGCTCTACCTCGACTATTCCCGCCGTGAGGGCGAATGGATTCCCAACATCCACGGCGGCCGGGAGAACCTGGATAATATCGCCTTCCTGCGACGCCTCAACGAAATGGTCTACAGCCGCTTCCCCGGCTGCGAAACCATGGCCGAGGAATCCACCTCCTGGCCCATGGTGTCGCGTCCCCCATACCTCGGCGGACTCGGGTTCGGCATGAAGTGGAACATGGGCTGGATGCACGACACCCTGCGCTACTTCTCCCGCGACCCGATCTTTCGCAAATACCACCACGGCGAACTGACCTTCAGCATCTGGTACGCCTTTTCGGAGAATTTCATCCTGGCCCTGTCCCACGACGAGGTGGTCTACGGCAAAGGCAGCCTGCTTCGGAAAATGCCCGGCGACGACTGGAAACGCTTCGCCAACCTGCGCTTGCTCTACGGCTACATGTTCGGCCATCCCGGCAAGAAGCTGCTTTTCATGGGCGGCGAGTTCGGCCAATGGCAGGAATGGAACCACGACGCCGAACCGCAATGGGAATTGCTCGACTCCCCCCCGCACCAGGGGGTCATGCAATGGGTCGCGGACTTAAACCGGGTCTACAAGGAAGAAACCGCCCTGCACCAGCGCGATTTCAAGCCCGAAGGCTTTGAATGGATCGATTACCGCGACGCCGAAGCCAGCGTCCTGGCCTTTCTGCGGCGCGGCAAAGACCCCGCCGACGTGCTGCTCGTGGCGCTCAACTTCACCCCCGTGCCGCGCGCCAGCTACCGTATCGGCGTGCCTATCCCCGGCCTGTGGACCGAACTGCTCAACAGCGATTCCAAGCTCTACGGCGGCTCCGGCCTCGGCAACGCCGGCGCGGTCATGGCCGAGGAAATCGAAAGCTTCGACCACCCCTATTCCCTCAACCTTACCCTGCCGCCTTTGGCCGTTGTGTTTCTGCGTCCGGCCCGGTGAGGGATGATGGAGCCGGCATGAGGCAATGAGGCTGGGGCGCCGCCCCAGACCCCGGCGGGGGCTCTGCCCCCGCACCCCGCCGGAGGGCTTATGCCCTCCGGACCTCCCTTTACCGGGCCGGGATGGTGGGTGGAAAAGCGGGGAGACGGTGCGGGGTGGGTTGGGTTGATCTTGTTGCCGCAATAGGCCCGGCGGCACGAGGCGCTTTGCGCCTCGACGCCGGACGCGATTGTGGCAACAACCACGCCAGCGGCGAAGCGCCGCATTTCAAGAACAAGACGGATAGATTTGAAAAGTTCGCCCCGAAGGGGCGACGGCGTGGTGGAGGCGGAATTTGCTTGGGACGAGCCTGCCGCGTAGCGGCGGCATCGTCCCGACGAATTCCGCCTCCATCTTCTCCGCACTCCGCCTTACCGGCAAGCCTCCGCCCCCCCCCCGTCTAGCCAAAGCACACCGGACGGGGGGACCGGGGGGCCCGTGGCCTCCCGGCGGGGTCCAGGGGCAGAGCCCCTGGCGAAGGGGTGCCGGGGAGGCGGAGCCTCCCTGGCCGCTCGTCAATCCGCCCAGACGACGCGGTTGCGGCCGGTGCGTTTGGCTTTGTAGAGGGCGGCGTCGGCGTCGGCGAGCATGTTTTCGATGGAGCCTTTGGGCTTGTCGCACAGGCCGATGCTGATGGTGACGCCGACGGAGATGTTGCCGGCTTTGGCTTTGGAGCGTTCGATGCTGTTGCGCAGGTCGTTGAAGGCGGCCAGGGCCTGTTGTCCTTCCAGGCCCATGGCCAGCACGCAAAATTCCTCGCCGCCCAGGCGCGCCACGATATCGCGGCCGCGGAAGCGGTTGGACAGGCCGTGGGCCACGTGCTTGAGCACTTCGTCGCCCACGGCGTGGCCGTAGGTGTCGTTGACGCGTTTGAAGTGGTCGATGTCGAGCATGGCCAGGGTCATGGGTTCTTCGCCCCGGGCCAGGCGCTTGTAGCAATCCTTGGATGTTTCGAAGAAGTGGCGGCGGTTGTAGAGGCTTGTCAGCGGGTCGCGGATGGAGGTCTCGCGCAGTTTCTGGATGTATTCGAG is part of the Solidesulfovibrio fructosivorans JJ] genome and harbors:
- a CDS encoding MBL fold metallo-hydrolase, producing the protein MKLTIVVDNNTLIDRYLLGEPGFSLLLRDGGRRVLFDCGYSDVLCKNAARLGIDLGELDVVALSHGHLDHTWGLAHLLSLFNDRACEGRVGSRPLLVAHPDAFLPKRVSGMFIGSMVSETALGDHFTMRLTREPLRLTDWLFFLGEIPRRIPFEAPTPLGVRVTLKGAVPDLLPDDSALAYLGKKGLVIITGCAHAGICNIVAHAREVTGERRVSAIIGGLHLHDAAPDRIDAVAAWLAEAGVAALYPCHCTGFAATLALSRVLPVNEVGAGLSLTFD
- a CDS encoding XTP/dITP diphosphatase, giving the protein MDRLATAAPTQVVLATRNKGKIKELNALLMPLGVRVVGLDAFPDIGDIPETGETFLDNARIKAQAVCKATGLVSLADDSGLCVDALSGAPGVHSARFSGEHASDAANNAKLLAAMAHVPERDRTCRFVSVVVAACPDGRELTAEGTWEGRVLAAPAGNGGFGYDPLFFDSTAGKSSAELTPEEKNARSHRGKALAKLVAAWPGFWGEE
- the sppA gene encoding signal peptide peptidase SppA, with the protein product MPSANQSFASRRPGLFGLVIAVAAVILVLGIAAACGVFGHDEEGGSLLGAAEPRIGVVRIEGPIVAAEDVVAFIRKLREDKSVKGVVLRVNSPGGAFGPSQEMYMAVKKLRAVKPVVASFSAVAASGGYYAACPAGRIFANPGTITGSIGVMTQFANVRDLLQKLGIDFESLTTGKLKDAGSPFKPLTDDQRAYLKGLIDDLNKQFSGDVAKQRKLAKDAIAAIADGRAMTGARALELGLVDELGGQEEAVDYLKKETGLTGDVPLLKGPKKKTSLLEKLSSSLSLPDLRGMALVTVLSELANVQSLPQGR
- a CDS encoding two-component system sensor histidine kinase NtrB; translated protein: MRIDPELPPRLCLFGDGRQLLDCFELVRQAGVRGPGSAFDGMELAAAPADGDATPAGQARELGIGWTEDVSALLESESSGLVVLVTEGVGLPCALPEGWRILAPEDARLLFTVASRAAEVQACRPDMARARRLLANLFDNMDDEIALLAPDGTLLDANANLSRRLERPREELVGLPAQEAFPDFPDLDAPGEAGAPSVHAALAEGRKASRDGSRVDRRGRLRYFRTAFYPVPGPSGRPDHVAVLRRDITHDVFLERRLQKSERLAAIGELSMFISHEIRNPLFAIAGFANALLRAKDLGEASREKASIILSESRRLDEILKDITNFARPTVSRPGEVDLADVARRTTALMRHALESQGITVTLDLSPNAPVARGDPETLTQCLVNCLKNAMEAMPDGGHIMVSTGLRDGRALLSVTDDGPGIPPDILPQVFNPFFTTRDKRAGLGLAMTKKILEDLGGSVELESVPGNGTTVVLSLPPYLELSPEEV
- a CDS encoding SH3 domain-containing protein encodes the protein MKAKIANTLGLLLLLTVLGVGCSVSIDLTPPPPAGYVRVVGADSVNVRVCPSPGCDVRTVVYRGQAVRVYEYQNGWARIVVSDSGVPGWMDARYLRMP
- a CDS encoding 30S ribosomal protein S1; this translates as MDKTPEMNANPNSDMEVNFEAALENYLNEDFGDLEEGSITQGVVVRIGKEHVLVDVNFKSEGQIPVSEFQDGAGELEVAVGDQIDVYVVSKNESEGTIYLSRERAKRMQLFDKLEEIQEKDDVITGRIVRRIKGGYTVDLGGVEAFLPGSHVDLRPVPDMDALVGQEFEFRVLKINRRRSNVIVSRRVLLEERRDSMRKDLLKTLEEGQVVTGRVKNITEYGVFVDLGGLDGLMHITDMSWKRIKHPKELVHLGDELELKVLSFDQEKQKVSLGMKQLVSDPWENIAGKYPEGTRLAGKVTNLVDYGAFVELEAGVEGLVHISEMSWTRKLRHPSQMVHVGDEVEVVVLSVDPEKKRISLGMKQVRPNPWDIVAEKYPEGTILEGSVKNITEFGIFIGIEDGIDGLIHVSDISWTKKVRHPGEMFKTGDIVMAKVLTVDKENEKFTLGIKQLSEDPWTRVPDTYPVGTMVKGTVTNITDFGLFVEVEEGIEGLVHVSEISRKKVKTPAELYKEGDEIEAKVIHVSADERRLGLSIKSIKDEEDKRKAKEFRTAGPSDTGSNLGELLRQKLEEDAQR
- the rimO gene encoding 30S ribosomal protein S12 methylthiotransferase RimO produces the protein MAHTYKVHAVSLGCPKNRVDTETALGALPFRTVMVDDPAAADLVVVNTCAFIAPAVEESVGAILELAATIRECSPRPRLAVMGCLPARYGEELREGLPEVDIWGLPTELDLIPGRLATALGADADAPAGRRSSTPPSYAYLKIAEGCDHACRYCTIPAIRGKLASRPIDGLITEAKGLIDQGARELVLVAQDVTAYGRDLGMKEGLKALLEKLLPLPGLSWLRLLYLYPSGVTESLLSFLAGAGRPFVPYFDIPFQHVHPEMLAAMARPKAADADTIVDRVRKHFPDAALRSTFIVGLPGEKKAHFEALLAFVKRTRLMHVGVFPYHREDGTPAATMPGQVRRDVKERRMAAIMAAQKEISADLLERYAGTEQEVLVDAVHGEWPGLHIGRCWFQAPEIDGVTYVSGPGVAPGAMVSATIEETKDYDVVALS
- the glgB gene encoding 1,4-alpha-glucan branching protein GlgB, which gives rise to MWDAKPPRHDVSRLTDQDIYLFKQGNHFDLPEKLGSQALTVEEEPGVHFAVWAPNAKTVSVIGDFNGWEPGKHLMAPRQDASGIHECFIPGLGKGAHYKYHIESSVGDYRADKGDPYAFYWETSPSTASIVWDLDYQWNDATWMASRHEKNGFSAPVSIYEVHLGSFRRVHEDRYRSLSYLEMADHLTEHVLRCGFSHVEFLPIMEHPFFGSWGYQTLGYFAPTSRFGSPQDFMALIDRLHQNGIGVVLDWVPSHFPTDGHGLSFFDGTHLYEHADPKKGYHPDWNCYIFNTGRYEVREFLISSALFWLKNYHIDALRVDAVASMLYLDYSRREGEWIPNIHGGRENLDNIAFLRRLNEMVYSRFPGCETMAEESTSWPMVSRPPYLGGLGFGMKWNMGWMHDTLRYFSRDPIFRKYHHGELTFSIWYAFSENFILALSHDEVVYGKGSLLRKMPGDDWKRFANLRLLYGYMFGHPGKKLLFMGGEFGQWQEWNHDAEPQWELLDSPPHQGVMQWVADLNRVYKEETALHQRDFKPEGFEWIDYRDAEASVLAFLRRGKDPADVLLVALNFTPVPRASYRIGVPIPGLWTELLNSDSKLYGGSGLGNAGAVMAEEIESFDHPYSLNLTLPPLAVVFLRPAR